The Primulina eburnea isolate SZY01 chromosome 6, ASM2296580v1, whole genome shotgun sequence genome contains a region encoding:
- the LOC140833471 gene encoding adenylate isopentenyltransferase-like, giving the protein MKRLSVFPTTPHFPCKNHNTLLSLSFSDKSTSRWVRMQSTDIDSATTSATLRCHMKIIVIMGPTGCGKSKLSVDLASRFFPDSEIINSDKIQVYSGLDITTNKIPLWERKNVRHHLLGEFESSDSHPEFTPSDFRLSGAAVISQIVSRRRIPFIVGGSNSFIYALLAKKYNPDVDVFSDFNSDVDSVFCKELRYRCCFIWVDVSSPVLNQYLIKRVDDMLDSGMFEELTEYFLHPESNPVSKCGLKKAIGVPEFQKYFERYENGGSMIEEMEKQASYEEAVRAIKENTCQLAKRQVGKILRLRDAAGWELKRVDSTAAFLAAMGGRRAAEIWERHVLEPSVKIVKRFLME; this is encoded by the coding sequence ATGAAAAGATTATCAGTATTTCCAACGACACCCCACTTTCCTTGCAAAAACCACAACACCCTCCTCTCCCTCTCCTTTTCAGATAAATCGACCTCCAGGTGGGTCCGAATGCAGTCCACGGATATCGATTCCGCCACCACTTCCGCCACCCTCCGCTGCCATATGAAAATAATTGTCATAATGGGCCCAACTGGCTGCGGTAAATCCAAGCTTTCCGTCGATTTGGCCTCCAGATTTTTTCCCGATTCGGAAATCATAAACTCCGACAAAATCCAAGTATATAGTGGGCTTGACATAACCACGAACAAAATCCCATTATGGGAACGTAAGAACGTCCGCCACCATTTACTTGGCGAGTTCGAGTCATCCGATTCACACCCAGAGTTCACTCCCTCCGATTTCCGCCTCAGCGGGGCAGCCGTCATTTCGCAGATTGTTTCCCGTCGAAGAATACCCTTCATAGTCGGGGGCTCCAACTCGTTCATCTACGCCTTGTTGGCGAAAAAATATAACCCAGATGTGGATGTATTCAGCGATTTTAACTCGGATGTGGACTCGGTCTTCTGTAAGGAACTTCGTTACAGGTGCTGTTTCATTTGGGTTGACGTTTCTTCACCGGTATTAAATCAGTATTTAATCAAACGTGTAGACGACATGCTTGATTCAGGGATGTTCGAGGAATTAACAGAGTATTTCCTTCATCCCGAGTCGAACCCAGTTAGTAAATGCGGGCTAAAAAAGGCGATCGGGGTCCCAGAGTTCCAGAAGTACTTCGAGAGGTACGAGAATGGGGGATCGATGATTGAAGAAATGGAGAAGCAGGCGTCGTACGAGGAGGCCGTGAGGGCAATCAAAGAGAACACTTGTCAGCTGGCGAAGAGGCAGGTGGGGAAAATCCTGCGCTTGAGAGACGCGGCCGGGTGGGAGTTGAAGAGGGTAGACTCCACGGCCGCGTTTCTGGCGGCGATGGGCGGCAGGAGGGCGGCGGAGATTTGGGAAAGACACGTGTTGGAACCAAGCGTGAAGATTGTGAAGCGGTTCTTGATGGAGTAG